From the genome of Triticum aestivum cultivar Chinese Spring chromosome 3B, IWGSC CS RefSeq v2.1, whole genome shotgun sequence, one region includes:
- the LOC123065105 gene encoding enoyl-CoA delta isomerase 2, peroxisomal, with protein sequence MCTVEKRGRVHLITLTGAGEHRLSPSLISALRTAVATVRASPGAGALVLAAEGKYFSNGFDQAWARTVPPHLHDSMRGAFRALVADLLALPMPTVAAVTGHAAAAGCALALAHDSVVMRASRGFLYMSEVDVGLKFADYFGELLRQKVPNAAARRDMVLGGKKMTAAEAVRLGIVDAAADGGVEDVVAAGVAAAEVLATRGWDGEIVAEIRKAMWPAVWGKVKDHGAEAAAARPRL encoded by the coding sequence ATGTGCACAGTGGAGAAGCGCGGCCGCGTCCACCTCATCACCCTCACCGGCGCCGGTGAGCACCGACTCAGCCCATCCCTCATCTCGGCCCTCCGCACAGCCGTGGCCACCGTCCGCGCCTCCCCCGGTGCCGGTGCCCTCGTGCTGGCCGCCGAGGGCAAGTACTTCTCCAACGGCTTCGACCAAGCCTGGGCGCGCACGGTCCCGCCCCACCTCCACGACTCCATGAGAGGAGCCTTCCGCGCCCTCGTGGCCGACCTCCTCGCGCTGCCCATGCCCACCGTGGCCGCCGTCACGGGCCACGCAGCCGCCGCCGGCTGCGCGCTGGCCCTCGCGCACGACTCCGTCGTCATGCGCGCCTCCCGCGGGTTCCTGTACATGAGCGAGGTCGACGTCGGCCTCAAGTTCGCCGACTACTTCGGGGAGCTACTCCGGCAGAAGGTCCCCAACGCAGCGGCCAGGAGGGACATGGTCCTCGGGGGGAAGAAGATGACGGCGGCTGAGGCGGTGCGGCTGGGCATCGTGGACGCGGCCGCGGACGGCGGCGTCGAAGACGTGGTGGCCGCGGGCGTCGCGGCAGCCGAGGTGCTCGCGACGAGGGGTTGGGACGGGGAGATCGTGGCCGAGATCCGGAAGGCGATGTGGCCCGCCGTGTGGGGCAAGGTCAAGGACCACGGCGCCGAGGCAGCGGCAGCGCGGCCGCGTCTGtag